TCTTGTGTTCCTGCCAGCAAATCCAGAGACAGCAGAAGAGCTTATTCTGGAAGTCCAGAGCCAGATACCATAAATGCTGTAAATTACATGGGGCTTGTTAAAACAGTGGGCTTAGAGCCTTTCTCAGTATTTGCTATTAAGACCAGATTTTGCTGATGTAAAGTCCCAGATAACACCAACATCTGAATGGGAAATGCATATATACAAAAACAAGGAAACTAAAGCCTTAAACACAAATCCCATCAGACAGGCATATTGTGAGGTAATTTAGCATCCTCTTAGGTGCTGACCTTTCCCTAAATCAAGTTATTAACACATACATTACTgtgaataaatttattttgccTGTCTTGCTGGTTATGTGTATTTGTAGGCTTTGCATGATCTTCTACCTTAGCAAACTTTTCAAGTTGACTGTAGGAATGTTTTTCCTGCTAAAAGTGGATCAGGAGTAGATGGGGAGCATgttctgaagtatttttttctgtgaaacatCTGTGTTGTCTTCCCAAAACCCAAGAGCTATGTTAATCTGAGTGTAACTTTTCTTTGTCCTTCATTTTCACTATGTGGATTTTGGTGGCTATTACAATGACAGACTTCATACCTTGCTAAAGCCActtttgttgtgtttgtgtTTAAAGTTTTCAGAATGACTTCCTTGGCTGACATGCCCCCGAATTATGAAATGATGTTTGCTCATCGATTCACATCAGATGATGAAGAATACCAGGAATATCTAAAACGCCCTGCAGATCCCCCTCCTATAGTTGAAGAATGGAGAAACAGATCTGGTGGCAACCAGAGAAACAGAGATCGgtactgatttttctttttaatcgtGGTCATTTCACAAATACAGTTAAATGAtcatttatttcagaagaaatataGGAGTCTGTTCTGTTCATAGAAGTTATTTCCTTGTTACCTCATAGATAACTATGTTTAAGAGAAATATAGTCTTCTCTGAAAAGTAATGaggttttacattttctgtgtaGTGAGTGGCAAAGTTTTTGCATTGTGTATAAAAGTACTAAATTACTTGCTTTTTAGTAAAGAATGAGCTGGAACCACTGAACCCATTGCCCTGGGGTTTGTTCCTGCTCAGCCAGGACTATTTTTCCAGAGGGGAAAGATGAGATTTTTGCAAAACTAAGCACCCTGTCTTATGTTGGATGATAACTGGCAGGAAGGTGTGCAAAAGAACAAGCTAATAGTGTGATTATCTGCTCTAGCTGTccagaaaacatttcatttgtaAGCTAAATATTTGCCGTACTTTTTAAGATTAggctgtatttcttttattcaGTAGAAGTGACTGTAAAATCAATCATCCAATCTGTGTGGCAAGTACAGTGTTACCTGCCAGAGCAAATGactttgaattatttctttaagaTACAATTGCAGCTTTTTACTGAATTTTGGACAGATTTTTGAGTGACTGAAAAACAACAATTACAGCATATAGTACATTTGGGAATACTAACATCAGCCTTTAATATAAAGTAGTTAAACTCAGTCCAGCCAGGAATTGGGAAGACTCCTTAGCTAAATATCTAAATAGGATTTCTGCCTtatctgaagaaaaggaggacaACATTCTAACTTCTTCTCACTTGAGAAGCTTGTCATTAAGTTAAACACAGGatcacagattaaaaaaaggtGACTGTTTAAGATATTCTTAAAAACTCTGTGGCTCTTTGAACTGATGAACTCTTACACCTACACTATGGTCACAAAGTGAACTTTATGCAAATGTCGTTTGTCTACACCACACCATTTCCAAACAAAATGACTATGAGGCAGCTCAAGCGTTGATGGGAATTGAGATAGAGctgaaaagacaaaatttaGATTGAACAATGGCTAAATACCACTGATAAGGTACTGTGTCTTGAGTGTGGGAATCTGCAGGAGACTGTGGTAGCAGTATTTTAGTATGTGTTTTAGGGAATATACAAATTCCAGGACTCATTGCTGTTAGGTGGCTGTAACTGTACCTAAGCCTGCTTTGCCAAAGCTTTCAACCACGAAGCCACTGGATGGGACCTGGCTTCAATGCACTACGGATGTGCCTTGGGGTTGTTTTTTAGATTTATGGTCTGGAGTCTCTGTTCAAACTTCCAGTGGTTCACCTAATGCCTGGGAATAGTTTGTGTAAGGAAACAGACTGTCCTTCGTAGCTTAGCAACTAGTGTGTTGGGTGAGAAATTCATGAGTGATCTCAGATGACTGTAGATATGTTGTGATGAGTTTGTCATACAAACATACAAATATTTGAGTGTATTAAGAATTACATGACCGTTTTCATGAAAACTGCCAAATACAACAATTCATTATCAATCATCTTTTTAGACTTGATGATTTATGTCAGACTTTGATGTATCTCCTCACTGCAGGTTTCAAGATGGCAGATATTTTAGAGGGGACAGATACAACTGGCAAAGTGACTACAGATCTAATCAGAGGCCAGAAAGAGGTTGGGGTAACAActaccagcagcacaggcaagGACAATCCTACTCATCCCACTACGGACAATATGGCTACAACTCCTACAACCCAGGGCCTCGTTACCATCCTTACTGACATCCTCGTGGGTTGAACGTCCAGTGATGCTATGTAACAAATTCAGTTAGCTTTTAgttctcttattttttccacagttttgTAGATAACTGAAGAATCAGTGTAACAGTCCATTGCTGTTTTTCTGTAGCGTGAAATGAAAAAGGGAACTCCTTTTATGAACAATAAAAGCATATTATGTGGAGTGTGTTTGGAGTCTGTAGATTTTAGATTAAATTTCTGTCTCATTCTTTTGTCTGAATATGTACTAGTACGTCTTTTCTTCCATCACTGAGATTTCTCTCTGTTACATTTTAGAAACCAAAACAGGTGAGGGGAGGATAGCTGTGGTTTGTATGCAGCCTGTAGCAGTGGCGCATTGCCTTAAGATAGCtctttttgaaaataacatACCGTGTCTTTCTGTGGAGAGAATTTCAGAATTCCTTAGTTTGGCTTTTGACAGTGAGAAAAGCTCAGTTTGGTTTGAATTTCAGATGCCTTAAAACTGAGAAGAGAGATCctattactgaaatattttatgggGTCGGCATAGTGTCTGTTGACTCAATGGCTTCAGTGCATTTGCAGAGTTCCTTTTAAAAAGTGGTCTAAAAGTTGgataaaaaataagtaattagATAGATATCTTCTTGTAGCAGTTCAGTGATACATAACTTTTACCTGAGAAGTAATATCAAACTTAGATTAATTAATATGTgtcattttcaaataaatttggTGTGTGCGTAACAAATTTTGGAATTCCCATTTCAGTAAAGCTGTAAAACTTCGACGCTACTGTAGTTTGCATGAAATACTTTGTGTATGTTATAGAAGAAAAGAACTATGGTCAGTACTCGTCTGTACTTTCTTCTGTGTGGGAAAGTAGCATAAACAGTGCAGAGTGTTACTCAGTTCTTAGAATTTAAgatttatgggtttttttaagtattcaCACAATAAAAGTAGAGTTCACATGTAAGGATGTTTCTGAGTATTTCTGAAACCTGCTTTTGAGACCTTCAGGAttgcagcattttcttctcagcCAACAGCTGAACAAGGAGCTGGACTGACGGGTAAGTGCTAGTAGTGGACAGCTGTGGGCTTAAGTTAGCAAAATGGCCTACTCAACAGCAATCAGAAGGATGAGACACGCTGTAATTAATTAGAAGTCTGGAGTGTTAATCCACTATCTGCATTCTGTTCTAATAGGGTCAGAGTTCTCTGTTTACCCATTTACGTGATCAGCTAATTTGTATCAAGGGAGCAGTGCGTATCTTTGTACttgacattttcttcagctgctgtgcagaaacagggccccatccctgcagatTGCTGTAAAAGTCATGGCATTATGTGATAAGGAGCACAAATTAGTGCATCTTGATTTGAAGATAAAGCACAGAAGTCAAAAGCAGAGTCCCCCAGCTCATCAGATGCTTTTAAGAGCTAAAGGGTGTGTTTACACAGAGTCACTGGATGTAGCTCTTGCATAGGCTGTCATACACAAGTGTCTTCACTGACCTGCTAagtatttgttttctgcttttcttataATACTGTTAGCTCTGATACAGGTTTTAATATCCCACTCCCTGAAGTATTTGCCTCGAATTCAGTTAGAAATCTTTTCACAAgaggtttgtttttcctctaaGAAGTTCTACTGGATGAAATGCACTTCTTTGAATCCTCATTAATACAGTGGAGCCTTTACAAAGGGAGATACAAGATAATACAAAGTTCTAACCTCtgctctgtggagagcctgCAAGTTAGTGCCCTTGGTGGAATTCCCTTTTAATGCAGAATCATGTGCAGAGTGCCCAACACCCCAGGCTCCTGCCTCCAAGAAGGGAGTGCATCTCTTCCTGCAAAGAGCCTGACACTGCCAGCTATGCCGCGGAAGTCAGGCTGTACCAGGATGTTCTTCTCCCTCACCATCTGGAGTAGCATCTCAGGTTGAAATGAAACGCAGCAGAAGGAACAGATCTGTTTCATCTGTTGTCTTTCCTCAAGCTCAAtaactattttattattttgattatCTTTCAGCTAGTGAATAAAGAGCCctagaagggtttgggttggaagggacctcagatcatttagttccaaccccctgccataccttccactaggccaggttgctcaaagccccatccagcctggccttgaacacttccaggggtggggcatccacaacttctctgggcaacctgtgtcagtgtctcaccacccttgcaggaaagaatttcttcctaatatcatCTAAagctgccctctttcagtttgaagccattcccccttgtcctgtcaccacatGTCCTTGTTAAAGTCCCTCTACAGCTCTCCTGTAGCCCCtgtaggtactggaaggtgctcttaGGTCTCCCCAAGTTCTTCTCCAGCTCTTTCCATCTTCGTGACAGTGTTGTGAATCCCACTTTGCTGGCTGTGCAGCAAAGCATTCCAAAAAAAGGCCCGGTGGTGTAGTATGCCAGAAAATGGCAAATCCAATCTTCAACATTGTGGGTGGACTGTAGAAGCAGATAGATCACGATGGTCTAGGTGGAAGCTATGAATTAGAATCACACATTTTATGGTCTCAGTTGTCTTACTTTGAGTCTCTTGACTGAGACCAGGAGAGAGACAGGCCAGTGCAGCTTCCCAGTTTGTGCTTTTATATTCATAATTCCCACATGCCTCACCAGTAGAGCTCTTAATTCAACTTTAAGGGCTTGTATTATTTACAAAACTTTTCCTTAGAACAATTATGGCAAAAGTTTaatttggggaggtggggggagaggAATACATTGCTAAATAAATGCATGCCTTGCAccagacagaaaaatacataaaatccAAAATATATTACCTCAGTTCCCATTTAGATGAATTAGTATTTATGATAAAGTCCAGTTTACTGTCTCTTTCAAGCTAAATAAAACCAGCTAAGTATTGCCTGCAATTACAGTTTGTGCATTACACTGTGTTACAGATGATAAAACTGAAGCTGGGCAACTTCAGACACTATAGAAATTGTTTGCTTTAACTGTGCTGGAGATTGCAGGGTAAACATTAAAATTCAGTGTCTGGAATCTGACTTTAAGAGATCTCTTCCATCTGACATTTGCTCAGACATCATAATTACCATGAATAAAACAAAGATAAGTgttatgtattaaaaaatgaCTGCCACGTTACCGAGAGTGTGAATGCAAAGTTCTGAATAGAGCTTTGCAGCAGCTCTAAATCCACTCCTGAAGGCATACAGCAATTTTGCATGGATTTTTAATTGATACTGAAGAATAATCATGCTAAATTACAGGTACTATGGCAAATAACTAAGAAAAATCAATAGCTTTTGTACAATTTCTTAactagcatttaaaaaaatgcttaaagGCTTTCAAATCACAGCTAAGCCCCTAGAAACTTGAATGTAAAAGAATgtgcacagtaaaaaaaaaaaatcttactgtgATTTGTGAGATCCAGTCTTACAAGTTTTCACTGCTATTCAACCTCTATTTCATTCTGTCTGTGCAGCTGGGAACAAAAATGTGCAGATGTGCTTTGAAAGGTTAGTTAGAAGCTGAACTACTTTCAAGAAGCTCTCTAGTAGAGATTGCAGACCAGGCAGACAAATGTCATTTCAGATATAAATATAATCAACATTCAACTCCTTGAACAAGAAAGATACTTAATCTACtgtttaaatgtattttaatatgttGCAGCAGTtatatatttgaatatatttaaaCTCATACTATTAATTTGCTAATAAGTATTCTGCTTAACCAAGAAACATGTCCACATTTGCTTCTTGTACTGAGAtgttggaaaggaaaagctttttgtaCCAAATTAAATAAAGAAGGTTTTATCTGTCACCATCCCTATTCcttaagtaaaacaaaaatctccAAATTACACAACTCTGGGGAATTTTTCTGGCTGGTCCAACTGTGCTGCCACACCTTCTCTAATGCTAACAAACAAGAGGAGTATGAACATGAAgcaagaaggaagggaaaacaggaCTGCACTTTATAGCAGCTACTTGCACCTTGGGAGCAATTTGGCAAAACTGcatttcctttgcctttcaCTTGCCAATCAGGAAAAATTGCTATAATCTGTCTCCTTGTCCCTGAAGGTTAGAAGAGAGCTACATAACCCTGCTTGAACTATGCACAGCACTGATACTCTCCTGCCCAGAAGCTAAGCAAGATTATAGGGCAGATCAGGTTTCCCTGAAAGCACCTAGGAAAAATTCAGCCTGTTTCAAAACACACGGAGGTGAATCCAGAGATCAAAACTGagtccagcagctgcagcactgccaggagagTCAATGGCAACCATGCTGTGGTGGTGCACAATGATCTTGCCTCTCAAGAGGCTTATTTTTTCATTAGGCTCTGCAGGCTGGaatgtatttttgtgtttacCATGGCctatatttttcttcagaaagccTGGACTGCGCTTAGTGGTTGTCAGTCCTCATTTGCTTGTGTGAAAAAGCAATGCCAAAGTGTTATTTCTGTGCAGCTCGCCCCTGACTAAGTACCCTGCCCTGTTAAAATGCATATTTCTTACAAGAGATGGTGGAAATTGCTAATACCTACCTTTTACTCCAAGTCTGATAAACACACAACAGGATAAATCATATCACTATCCTCAATGCATAACTTCCGTGTTATTTTTGACTagcatgaaaacaaatgaaTGTTGTCTTTATCCTAACACagagatgcctttttttttaatcaaatcaTACTTCAGCAGCTGGCTTTCCCCCCCCAAGTATGGGCTCCCTTTTATTTTGGGGGTTGTTGTTGTATACTGTAGAATTCAAACTTTGCTTCATTAATAAAAGATGTCTCAATAACAAGGATCAAAACTGATTCTGCTCATTGTTTGAAGAAAAAACCTTATCTATTCAAGAAATGAGCTATATCATGAAAATAACTTAGTTATTTGTTATAGaactacagaaataattaatgCTCAATCTCATCCATGAAAAAAACAATCTTCAAGGATTCAAGCAGAACCTTCAAACTGAAACATGTTACAAAGAATGATTAAGACACTAAGCTTTTTCAATGCTCTTATTCTGTGTGAGGAAAGACAATATGGTATTTAAATATCCAcataaatcaaatatttaagATTATAATCAGTACTGCTGAGGTACAAGTTAAAAGCCCAACTATATTTTAAGACATTTCACACAGCTTTTGGCCAGGTTTAGCATGATCAGAAAGTGGATGCTTTTTGTCCAAAGTCACGTCTGAGGtttgtttctgaagaaatgcttgaaattacacatttttctattgaaaatgtgctcaagaaaaataaaattacactAATAATTGCCAAAAGCAACCAGCCTCAAATGATTACATATTCTTTTTACGtaacaagaaaattattttttccacagcaaaGCCTGGTTTTCAGTCATCATATCATTTTGATTTATGAAGGCCACTGAGACCTAAACCAAAGCACATTGAAGAATACTGCTTCAGTGGTTTTAATGGTATGAGCATTTAAATACAGCATACAAAACCTCTGGAGTTTAGATCAGTTTAgtgcaggagctctgtggggacACACATTCTTCTCAGATCGAGTTCATCTTACTCATTTGCAAGCCACACACTTGAAACACCTGCTCTGAAGTGAGCTGAGGGAGCATCAAGCCTGGGGAGCACATATGCTCCTCTAAACCCCAGCTGAACTCCTGTAAGAATGTAAAGGAGCTTTACCTTAAATCGCCAACATGGGCAAATCCTATTTCTCcagctctgtggctcagagGATACTTCCATCAgaaggattaatttttttttttatgttctaaGAGAAAATGGGAGTGGAGGGATGGTGTTAGAGCACTGGCAATGAGGGCAGGGAGCATGGCTGAGCTAAAGGATTCTTTCATGGCTGTTTCCCCATGTATCCTGCAAAAGACAGTAAGGAAGTGTTGAGATTTGACTGCTGGTCATCAAGTGACTTTATGGCCACATCACAGCCTGAGgggagggaaacaaaaaaatgaaaaacaaaaaccaaccaaacaaaaaaaaccaccaacaaaacaaaacaaaacaaaattccttCCTCCACAGACTCCAGGGACCTCCCCATCACAGAACAAGCTGGCAAAATACAGAATCTGGACGCAGTTAAGCAGCTGGCTTATTACACTGGCACAGTTTAAGTCCTTAAGCAAGGTGGACAGATCCAAGGGACAATGAACAAATCACTGTTTATTACATATCCTGCAGTCTGGGTAAATCCAATTGAACAACCTCTTTAGACCCCACCAGTAGGATTTTAGTTTTTAGAGACAAAATGGATTTAGTGCTAGATAATAAAAGCTAAACCTAATCTTACTTCTCTGCACACCTGCATTAAACATATTCTCACTACTGACctagaaatgctttttaaatctGATACTGTTTTTACTCTTGCCTTCCTATCACGACACAGGCACCAGGCCAGTTATTTCAGATATAGCTGTTTTACTAGCTTCTCATATCTGAGCACTTCTGAAGACAAGACTCTTAAAGCTACTTTAAAATTCTAAAAAGACAATTTTGCCACAGTTCCAGTCATTCTTCCAGAActaaaaagaaagtgaaaaggaTGTTTTCAAAAATAGAACCAGACATGCGTGTTACATGCTCAGCTACAAATCACATTTAACCCTTTTGTGTCTCAGCTTCCATCTGTAAAACTGTGGTTCTGTGCcctgttttcctcttctgtgctCTACATTTTGGCTACAAAACCTACCAGGCAGCAGCTACTCCATATAAAACATAGGTATGGTATATAAATCTCAGCTGGGGTCTGTATGTCCCAACACAATGTATTAGAAACATTCTGGTGagcaaattaatttatttgttgattttaaaatatttttttaactaaacCCAAAGATACTATGAAGGCAGTGACTTGTTTTAAACAGTGTCTTTATGTCACTCCATAgttatatagtatatatatatatatatatatatatatatatatatatatgggaTTCTGTAGCCTAGAAAGCTCTCAAAGCTAGACCTACAGTAAACACGATGTGATTCTAATCCTATGGGTACAGTAGAAAAAGCCTTAAAAAATTTAAGTAGCATAAAGACAGCCTCATCATAACTAAGATGTGTGGGTACTCCAACTTGATAGTTAACACTGAATTATATAGAGGTGAATTAAAAACGAGGGGGAAATCTACTCAAACCAGATTCCACATCAATAAAGCTTGTGACAGTTACTGTATTGAATGTGCTATTAATGTATATTTCATTGATTTTATAAACATTCTCATACACACCATACAGTCACAGCAAGGGTGAGCAAAATTCCAGCCTTAGAAGTATTACagtgcttgtttttaaaaaaaaaacccaagtagATGCAAAAATGTTGATACAAACAACTAAAATTACATAGTTAAACATCTGAGTTTCAAAAAACATAAAAGGTAAAGTTGTTTTTTGCAcctacaggaaaagaaaagaaaatacagtggtgagGGGAGGAATGGATGAGTCAGCTATGATGGAAGAGGGGATGTACTGGTGAAGGAAAAGAGTGATAGATCTGCCATTGCAACAAAAGTCTCTTATCAGAAATAAAGTCTTATTCTAGAAGAGTCTACTGAAAGGTCAGTGTCCTTAGTAGCTGAGAAGATGAAATCATATAACTGAAGGTtaattaaaaatctatttaaaagacatttgtAATTGATGAGAACTGGAGGACAAAGATGGCATCACAGACCATTGGCAAAAGAATTCCTCCATATGGCATCTATTTCTCATTAATTCTGTGGGGGAGGATCCTAGACATCCCAGCAGGTCCTGTCGTGTCTTTGGATTCAAAGCTGTCCACGcactcagctgctctctggCTGAACTCCACTTTTGCTGCACATAAtgcacacagcagtgccaggaacaTGGGCTGATGAACGGCTTCTGTCTCTTTCAATCACACCTCCCATACCACGTTTGAAAGGTGGAAACCTGTCCCTAACCATGCCACCCAGGACATGGCTCAGGAAATATTCTCAGATTCTTCACATTTTCTGCTACTAGTATAGAAACTGTCAGGATTCCCTCTGAAAGCTATTCTTTGAAGCCCTGGGGCTCATTGCCAATTCCTTCTCTCAACAACAGCTTAAGCCTGAGAGCTCTTCACCCACTACACTGTTTATCATCAGCTATGGATTGGTTATTTTGGGACAGCTTCATTGTGGAACAGTGTGTGGCGGTGACTTTGTAGTATTTTTGTCTGCACCACTTGGGATAAAAGCAGCCTATTCAAAGATCCCAGCTGAGTTCAGGATCCTTACAGCCCCTACCATTAAAATCTCTATGGAGCACCCCTACTATTGCTTGCAAGAGACAAGAGGAGTTTAATATGATAACCTCAGTAAATGACACAAGAGTGCCTCAGTTTCAAAAGCTGAGAGGAGGttattaaacaaaagaaaattactgtagGTAATAAAAATCACTGACACCTCTCTGGGAGTTGCCTGGTTTAATACAGACAGGGTGGAGAACACTACagacttcagaaagaaaagggtcCAAAGAGCAGAACTGATTCGAATTCCTATCGACTAAGCTGTTAA
The window above is part of the Corvus hawaiiensis isolate bCorHaw1 chromosome 13, bCorHaw1.pri.cur, whole genome shotgun sequence genome. Proteins encoded here:
- the RAMAC gene encoding RNA guanine-N7 methyltransferase activating subunit, which gives rise to MTSLADMPPNYEMMFAHRFTSDDEEYQEYLKRPADPPPIVEEWRNRSGGNQRNRDRFQDGRYFRGDRYNWQSDYRSNQRPERGWGNNYQQHRQGQSYSSHYGQYGYNSYNPGPRYHPY